The Drosophila innubila isolate TH190305 chromosome 2L unlocalized genomic scaffold, UK_Dinn_1.0 4_B_2L, whole genome shotgun sequence genome segment CTGGACATCGCTCAGTGTCCAGACCTGGCGCTGAGTGAAGGCCTTGAATGTGTCGCGAAAGGGAGAATCATATGGATATGTCTCCCATATCAATATCTGCACATCCGTATTGAAGGCAGCCGGATGCGATTGATTGACAAACAGCGAGGCGTACAAATTAAAGAAGTCACAGAAATGATGATACATATTGTAGGTGGCATCGattttcataatgaatgtgGGTGCATTAACAACCAGGTCGCAGGCGCCGCTCTCCAGCACGGGATGAGACAACACATCGAAATTACGTAGCTCCGGGCCCCAGGATTGCAGTGCCGATCCAATGTGATCCATTTCAGCATTGAGACGCGTTCTATTGAGCCCACAATGACCCAAAATCTGGCCGGGACTCAGCACATCCATGTGATAGCGAATACGCTCCTTGCGCTTGGCCACATCCCGCAGATCGACGAGTAGATTGCGACCACGACAGAAGCGCAGATAGCGTGTGCATTCCAGCGATGAGTCGGTCAAGTATTTGGGCATACATTGGGGCGTCAGCTCCGAAAGCTGCTGTTGAATGTAACCAAAGTCGGCCTGGTAATAGAAGGTCTGCACCTGTGCCTCCTTGCTTTGCACCCAGCCGGTGTGATCGCCCGGACAATGGGGTGTCTGGAAACGCGCCTCTGGACTGCAATTACGCTCGTGTCCCCAGCAGGCGTGAGATTCCCTTCTGGTCGTCGCATTCCCTGCCAGCTGTCCCTTCAGCATGGGAAATGTGTTGAGGTAGCGTATGAGATGATCGGACGGTAGATTTGGCAATGTCAGCGTATGTTTTACTTCTGGCTTCGTTTCAGCAAGACTCGAACTCGAGATCAGCTGCAGCGCAAGCAGCGCCTTGAGTATTAACAGTTGCAGCATCATCCCAAGACTATGCTTAGTATTAATTTAAGTACTTCGTTCgctcgctcacacacacactttctaAACGAATTGCGGTTtacattttcagcattttcacGGCCAACAATGGCAGTGGCTGGTCGTGGCTTTGTCGATGATCTCACTGGCTCGCTGATagatgatgattatgatttAGTTAATTCAACGACACCGACAGCAGCTGCCTGTCGTTCCTCAAAAGGTGCGacatcatataaaaaaaaacctgctTTGAGCGAGCAGCTGTTATTCACAGCTGTTCATACGCTAAACCACAGGGTGACTCGACAGTGCATATAGTAACAAGTTTACAAGGTTGCGCAACAGATTGTTACActaattgtatatataaattctcaaaaaaaattaaaattctatcTTCAATATTAAGATAAATTCCAGTTTAGGTGAATTTTCTTGGGCGCAACCAAATcttcattttgattatattagAACAAGAACATATCTGGATTTTaaacagggtggcagcctgCGCACCTGGTGTCATTCTTCCAAAccagtgctggcaagtttttagagggaacaatagctgtttctgttaaatttgttattgtggcacttttgcacagtttttccaaaaatattagTAGCAAAACTTAgctaaacatatatattaaaatagccagatttccagctaatatcaattttcaaatttttcaagaaaacaaactctgaaaatagccagaactagctataaaatatccAAGTTGGCAACAGCTGGTCTCATCATTGCATTACGCGTTTGACTCTTGAAGggtataatattttcatttttcactctccgtatacatttttcaatgattgctggtaattaaaacaacacaacGCGTTCAATTGACACCAACTAAAATGCGTAATGTGCCGAAATCGTGCGTaatctacatatatacaattatttcAAGAGTGTAACTAAAATGTCATCAACGTTTCACCCTACAGACTCGGTCTATTAGTTACGACGCCAGGCGGAAGCGCTGCGGGAGGCACAGACAGTGGCATATCGACAAGTGGGCGGCACAATAGCCTGGAGGACATCAACCTGGATCAATTTCTAAAGACAATCAACTACGAGGATACCGTAAAGCAGCTGGACATTTACTATGGCATTGGTATGTTGCAATGCGGCCTGCAATCCTTTATATAACCTTGGCGGCAACTGTCTAGGGCAGCCAATTTAGCAACAATTGAAGCTGCGTCGTcgcatttctatttttaaaacagtCGCAAAATATCGGCAGTTGTTTGCTTGATTAAACTCTTTGTCTGTCTTACTCTCGCtcatctctctgtctctctctctctctctctcttccgcATTCTTTCGCTCTCCGTGGCAAACAAAAGCTTCTCAatatttggcttttgtttatttgcattcaTTTGTCAACAAGCCGCAACATGTGCTTGTTGCACATGACACTTGCCAATCTCGTTTTTAGACTCTGTACTTGAAATGTGCAAGGGTATTTTTAGTTTGTCGGAAATGGAATttgttattaacttttaaataatattcgtct includes the following:
- the LOC117781660 gene encoding EGF domain-specific O-linked N-acetylglucosamine transferase; the encoded protein is MMLQLLILKALLALQLISSSSLAETKPEVKHTLTLPNLPSDHLIRYLNTFPMLKGQLAGNATTRRESHACWGHERNCSPEARFQTPHCPGDHTGWVQSKEAQVQTFYYQADFGYIQQQLSELTPQCMPKYLTDSSLECTRYLRFCRGRNLLVDLRDVAKRKERIRYHMDVLSPGQILGHCGLNRTRLNAEMDHIGSALQSWGPELRNFDVLSHPVLESGACDLVVNAPTFIMKIDATYNMYHHFCDFFNLYASLFVNQSHPAAFNTDVQILIWETYPYDSPFRDTFKAFTQRQVWTLSDVQGKRVCFRNVVLPLLPRMIFGLFYNTPIIQGCSNSGLFRAFSEFILHRLQIPYHPPLAQRKLRITYLSRRTKYRQVLNEDALLDQLDANEDYVVQRVSYERLSFTEQLAITRNSDILIGMHGAGLTHLLFLPNWACIFELYNCEDPNCYKDLARLRGVHYVTWEQADLVHPQDQGHHPEGGAHAKFTNYRFDPIEFGRLVAQAANQVRVHKDFPQSMTQHDEL